One Manihot esculenta cultivar AM560-2 chromosome 6, M.esculenta_v8, whole genome shotgun sequence DNA segment encodes these proteins:
- the LOC110616925 gene encoding LEAF RUST 10 DISEASE-RESISTANCE LOCUS RECEPTOR-LIKE PROTEIN KINASE-like 1.2, giving the protein MNQSFQFIPFSPFIYFFIITSFLLPRRAICTNPQFLACSIPKSCGDGQIISFPFYIHDQQESFCGYPGFNLTCHNRRPILRLRGSYYIIHQIDYTSQTLRVSNAVVFDTNTTCVPQFRNLSLLDDRFKIFSNQTDLFLLSRCNSTLLGGAANSVLLKYKVDCNGERETGPTLSIFDGDPLLGIASDVCEDELVVPVDVERGKNEGIERMIKRGFVLKWTASNCSICKSSGGKCGFNISTYHFKCFCPDRPHAWACHPDREDAGNSNFRMKLGVGLGAGIGALVILLFLYIFQSYRKRKHASSNFLSTSSFTDRSSKSDTERGGVFFGVPLFSYTELEEATNNFDGKKEIGDGGFGTVYFGKLRDGREVAVKRLYEHNYRRVEQFMNEIEILTRLRHKNLVTLYGCTSRRSRGLLLVYEYVPNGTVADHLHGTMCTSSPLTWHIRLSIAIETASALAYLHASDIIHRDVKTDNILLDNNFCVKVADFGLSRLLPNDVTHVSTSPQGTPGYVDPEYHQCYRLTDKSDVYSFGVVLIELISSMPAIDISRHRHEVNLANLAINKIQKCEFDELIDPSFGYKSDEEVKRMAIAVAELAFRCLQQDKEMRPSMDEVLEELKRIESAAGFRENQDEIHNDNKPLRNMLPPHSPPADCEDASLLKLIRLPSSPDTVTAKWASSCSTASNVSG; this is encoded by the exons ATGAACCAAAGCTTCCAGTTCATACCCTTTTCTCCatttatatatttctttatCATCACTTCCTTTCTCCTACCCAGAAGGGCCATATGCACAAATCCCCAGTTCCTTGCCTGCAGCATCCCCAAATCTTGTGGCGATGGCCAAATCATATCCTTCCCATTTTACATCCACGATCAGCAAGAATCTTTCTGTGGTTACCCTGGATTCAATCTCACTTGTCATAATCGCCGTCCAATTCTCAGACTACGTGGTAGTTATTATATTATCCACCAAATCGACTACACGAGCCAGACTCTTCGTGTCTCAAACGCAGTGGTTTTCGACACAAACACCACTTGTGTTCCTCAATTCAGAAACTTATCTCTACTCGATGACCGGTTCAAGATATTCTCAAACCAGACAGACCTCTTCTTGCTCTCTCGTTGTAACTCAACATTGCTGGGAGGTGCAGCTAATAGTGTGCTTCTAAAGTACAAGGTTGATTGTAATGGTGAGAGAGAAACTGGTCCAACTTTATCGATATTTGACGGTGATCCACTTCTGGGTATTGCATCAGACGTGTGTGAAGATGAATTGGTTGTACCTGTGGATGTGGAAAGAGGAAAGAATGAAGGGATTGAAAGGATGATAAAACGAGGGTTCGTGTTGAAATGGACTGCAAGTAATTGCAGCATTTGTAAAAGCAGTGGAGGCAAATGCGGTTTTAATATCAGCACCTACCATTTCAAGTGTTTCTGCCCAGACAGGCCCCATGCTTGGGCTTGTCATCCTGATCGAGAAGATGCAG GAAACAGCAACTTCAGAATGAAGTTAGGAGTGGGATTAG GTGCGGGCATTGGAGCACTGGTCATATTATTGTTTCTTTACATTTTCCAAAGTTACCGTAAAAGAAAACATGCTTCCTCTAACTTCCTGTCAACAAGTTCCTTTACTGATCGCTCCTCAAAATCAGACACAGAAAGGGGTGGCGTCTTCTTCGGCGTTCCCCTCTTCTCTTACACTGAACTTGAAGAAGCTACCAATAATTTTGACGGCAAAAAAGAGATCGGAGATGGAGGTTTTGGAACTGTATATTTTG GTAAGCTCCGAGATGGACGAGAGGTTGCAGTAAAGCGGCTGTATGAACACAATTATAGAAGGGTTGAACAGTTCATGAATGAAATCGAAATCCTTACACGCCTACGCCACAAAAATCTTGTCACCCTTTATGGATGCACTTCCCGTCGCAGCCGGGGGCTCCTGCTTGTGTATGAATACGTTCCCAATGGTACGGTGGCTGATCATCTCCATGGTACAATGTGTACGTCCAGTCCACTAACATGGCATATTCGACTGAGCATTGCAATCGAAACAGCTAGTGCTTTGGCTTACCTTCATGCTTCAGACATCATACATAGGGATGTCAAAACCGACAACATTCTCCTTGACAACAACTTCTGTGTGAAAGTTGCTGATTTTGGTCTCTCCAGGTTGCTTCCTAATGACGTTACTCATGTCTCCACTTCCCCTCAAGGGACCCCAGGATATGTTGATCCTGAATATCACCAATGCTACCGACTTACTGATAAGAGTGACGTCTACAGCTTTGGAGTTGTGTTAATTGAGCTCATATCTTCAATGCCTGCTATTGATATTAGCAGGCATCGACATGAGGTTAATTTGGCCAACTTAGCGATAAACAAGATTCAAAAATGTGAATTTGATGAGTTGATAGATCCATCTTTTGGGTACAAGTCTGATGAAGAAGTTAAGAGAATGGCGATTGCAGTGGCTGAGTTAGCATTTCGATGTTTGCAACAGGACAAGGAAATGAGACCCTCCATGGATGAGGTACTGGAAGAACTAAAGAGAATTGAGAGTGCTGCAGGTTTCAGGGAGAATCAAGATGAGATACACAATGATAATAAGCCATTGAGGAATATGCTGCCACCACATTCACCACCAGCTGATTGCGAGGATGCTTCACTGTTGAAACTTATCCGACTGCCATCTTCACCAGATACAGTAACTGCTAAATGGGCGAGTAGTTGCTCCACTGCATCCAATGTCAGCggttag